The following nucleotide sequence is from Salvia miltiorrhiza cultivar Shanhuang (shh) chromosome 7, IMPLAD_Smil_shh, whole genome shotgun sequence.
ATATGAATGAAATAGTTATATATACATATCGTTCCTACGAATAAATTGATGGCACGAAAGAGCCCGGAGAAGAGTGCATAGGTGCGGCTGACACGAAAGCGGACAGATTATATGTGGGAGGTGAAGGAGGCGGTCCAATGTTATTCGAAAAATATTGGTTGGCTTGGACAACGCAGGATGCAAAGCTACCGCCTGATGGGGATCGTGACGGGGAGTGAGAGAAATATTATGGACGAGTTAAGCGGCGGGCTACTGTGATGGCAGAGAACATGTCTGTAATAGACGTGTCGAAAATCTGATACAGGAGAGAGTCTTGGAGGCCCCTAAGGAACATGCCCACATATTCGAAATTTGGCAACTCAGGCAGTTGGGCGACCCGTGCTTCAAAATAGGCGATGTAGTCCTCCAGAGAATCATGTTGGTAAGTCTTGCGCAAAGCCTCATAGGCATTACTTGCAGGATTCTCACCAAAGCGATTAATCAAGGCATTGGAGAAGGATGCCCAAGAAATTATCGGTGAATAGTGCATGACCCATTGGGCCCAGAACTAGGAGACACCTGCCATAACCACAAGGGCAAATTTGACCTTGGTATCGATTGGCATTTCGTGTACCAGGAAATATTACTCGGCACAGGGGGATCCAAGATAAAGGATCGGAACCCTCAAAAGTTGGCAACTCCATCCGTGGAAAGATAAGACTGGGTGAACTAGGTGTATAACCTGAGGTGTCGTTGTTGGTGTTGGAAGAAGACAAACCCCCCGATGGATTGTGGGGAATTTGGCCAACAGCGTTGCGCACTATGCGTCAATGAAAGATTGAATCACCGAAGGGAGTGACTTTTGGAGATCAGCGACCGAGGATTTCAAGTCTGCGACATAGGTTTCTAACTCAGAGACAATGAACTCAAGTTGATCCACTCATTGCTCTCGCATCTGCATGGTCGGGAGTGGTAGGTCGGACTAATTGATAGAGCATAGTTGAAGAGAAAATAAAAcgaaaataatcaataaaaaCGAACTTCTCGAACGAGGTCGCAGGAAAAATCCTACCACATCGAGATGCCGTCAAACAATGAATTTTCTCCCATAAAACCCTAACTCTAGAAACAACTACTCTATCCATCCCACAAGAGTATATATGCATCACTTTTGGTGGCACacgttttaataaaatattatatgagtgtattgaaagttgAAAAAGTGATTCACTAGACTATAAAATAAGAGTAAGAAATAAGGAGTTAGTGGAGGGGTAGTGTTCAAAAATGGcaaatgcacactcttgtgggacgtcccaaaatataAATAAGGGCATACTCTTATGGAAATGAGAGAGTATTTAATAGAATAAAATCCTAATACTCTGGCCCACATAGAAAGCCTTATTCAAAAAACTCAAAtctaactaattaataagtagcagcctaataaataataaaacctAATAGGCGACCATGCCCTCTATCATGATTTTCGACCAAGTGGGAGTTAAGGAGATCAAGGGAGAACAAAAGGATTTAAAAGTGTGCTATCAAACTACTATGAAAACGAAAAACTTGTCCTTAGAGCAATTACAACAAGAAGCTATGTTTTCTTCGAAGATGAATATAGAGTATTAGTCAAGACAATCGATAGAACCAGAATGGACACTAGAATCACTCACCCATATCCTTCAAACCGATTCTACGGTTGGACATGAACACCGCGAATAACACTTCAAAGTGTTCTCAAGACATGAATCATCAGACATAGCATAATGATTGATCTGCATGAACGAATAGACCACGCAGCCTAAACGAAGAAGAGCTGGTGGAGATAGATGAAGTTCGTATTAACATGGACTTTCCAGACCACAAACATTGGATTGGAGCACAACTGTaggggggaggaatacacctataggctattttaaaaATCTGAAGGATCTCAATActgagatcaaaacgaaactttaatcacaaacacaaacacctGTTTATTGAAAAGTGATTTGACCAaaacaggattgacgactgatactgaaagactcttcagtaaggagttatcagttaagtcacaagaacttaactgattcacgtaaaggcttcagtcgagtttgataaaaacagagatgttataaatcttcctgactatcagaggatagatcagtcagactgataacatacgcagcggaaatatttttgtttcgcaatagcctttgttgagcacgttgttagtcttaaatttctctttgaaattaatcagtattcagtttatcaaaggtaagaacacaagtaggaaagtaaaactgaaagctgtaaataacataaagatttttacgtggttcggaaaacacttcctacatccacggtcggttgatcagaccaacaacttcactctgcaagtgcttacgggtgcactgcaaaccgatgctagtgcttacgggtgcacagcaaaccgaatcgtgtgcttgcgggtgcacacaaccgaatccgtgtgcttgcgggtgcacacaaccgaatcaactgaagatccaatcttcagtaccaacacaccttgttggatttctcactcctagcacgaactgtcactaggatctcacggaaacagagtaccttcctgaactcttttgcaactcaaacattcgattctatcggtcgaagggaggtttgaaatcttgccaactaaacttcaaagaacaggttctttggagttagttttgacctaggctctgggtaaacagaggtttgcctaaggtctaagagaatgtatgtaatcagcagtgactgatttttggctctgggattctcttcttcgattcaagctttgggaatTTGAGCTTTAGGCTGAGACGCAATTTTGGcaaagcttcagcttatgttgttgaatcgatgaagattgaagtgatcctcgagcgctacttataggagaagtcttgaatagatccgttggcggagaaggtcttcaagatttcttccgttagagagtaatttgaacttgggctgaggcttcaatctttgaggttccttgtttggtgagaacggctatgttgaagagcaggagatgcggcgtctctgataaagtagtcaccaaataggaatgacctctgcagagaaaggatgatcctgagatctctgcatttaatgcggctgtacttttgggagtacgtggcttcctttgaatgttggatattcagtccgaggaagaatgtttaactgatacttgactttagtatcagttcgctgattccacgtggcatgCATTAAGTAATAAGTTCCAgattgattcttcaactgatacttcagttggcaacttcagtcttcagtctttagtcctccgttcttcagtctttagtcttcagaacagcaactaaactagaaaagaactctaacacttgagttcgaacagttctagtctattacaaacaaagcctatggattttggtatcatcaaaacaatgattaggatattccattaagttcccaacaacaaCTCAAACTGGAGCTGAGAGATAAGCTTATCAAGTTTCTATATGATTATTACGATTGTTTTGCTTGGTCCCATGAGGACATGACGGGGATTGACCCATATATTATTATTCACAAGTTACAGGTCGACCCGAATTACCCGTCAAGAAAGCAAAAACGAAGATAATTTGCACCAGAAAGGAACCAAGTCATTAATGATGAAGTTATGAAGCTCATAAAGAATAGGCTCGTTCTAAGAGTCTATTACCCTGAATGGCTCGTCAACGTAGTGGTAGTTAAGAAAAAGAATGGCAAGTGGCAGATGTGCATTGACTTCACAGACCTAAACAAGGTATGCCCGAAAGACTCGTTCTCGCTGCCACACATTGACATATTAGTAGATGCGACAACAGGCCACGAGTTGTTGAGTTTCATAGATACATACTCTGAATATCATCAAATCCGGATGCATCTTGATGACGACGAGAAGGCGACCTTTATGACCAATATAAGGTTGTACTTCTACAAATACATGCCATTCAGATTGAAGAATGCCAGAGCAACCTACCGCGACCTGATCAACCGAATATTTGCAGTCTGCTAAGATAAATAATGAAAAGCTACATCAACGACATGTTGACCAAGTTCATTCATACAAAGGGTCACATAAACCACGCGAGGGAGTATTTAGATTCTTTGAACTGCTGTAGAACATATCCTAGGGTTCGTTTACTAGGCTAGACAAGTAGTAGGAATAATTAGTAGTTTTGTATAATCTATTGATATGTCTTATTGTGTATTATGCTGCTATGTGCCctatcttatactccctccgtccgcgatatcgtttccacattgtggacggcgaGGGTTTTAAAAAAGTGGTAGATAGTAGTAGATAGTTGTGGATATTGTAGTGAGTGAAATTTGGGCTCCACAATAAAGGCACtttttgatgaaaatataaaatttaagagAATAAAGTGTTATGCGAACCCTAcaactataaatggaagtggaaacgatatcgcggacatAGGGAGTATATAATCGGAAAACCACTTATTCTATGTGGCATTCTCAAATTCCACCATTTCAAAATCCCACAAATCTCATTCATTTGCAATgatttacatatatattctcCATTATTTATTAACTAATCAACTATTATATTTCATATAAAGATGCAtttatcttaataaatataattaatagtatatatataatattaactttacacttaatttaaattaataaattttattatttattttatttagataaaaattaggtttatatgtctgataagaaaaaatatatatataatttatatacggCAAATGGTTTTAATTGAACGTTCGTAACTAGATGTAtgtttgtattaattttatgtttctCAAAGGTATATATATGAATGTTCTGCAATATGTTATagtgtatgaatatatatatatatatatatatataatatttccaCCAATAATTATTAATACATCAACTTgttacacacacatatatatataatatatatgcacacacacacactcattgACAATATCTACCTAGCCCgaggaaaatatatttatcttctcAATTTTTAGGaagataaattttaaattagatttgaattgagacatgtacgtttatataaattataaacgtGAACATGTCTGCATAGTAAGGCACATTTtttataaactgattactttaaaacaaaatcttattttacgtataacaaaataattaaacttctacttttatttataaaatatatccatacattttatttgtatcgtgaataaaaatatatttttcacatCTAGAAGATTTATTTGTTCCAATTTCATCTATTACAATCAAAAttggaataataataataataataataataataataataataataaaataataataataataataataataataataataataactattattataaataaattatgaaatttgtaatgcataaatgaagaatttagataaagtaGAATAGGGGATATAatgttaaaatatatttgaaatctttaaTCCTGCATCAAACTTATAATAATCTCCATCGAGTGAAGAATTTATAAATCATCTCATCTCGCATTGATTTTTTGGTGAGATTTCACTTAAATAAAACTTATGTGAGAGGAAATTCTTACTCTCCAAACTaaaaatctacatttaattggcgaaatgattgagattaatacaatttgaattgctttgtcaatttaatttgataaaaattatttggttaaataaataatttaattaatttaattttaaaaaataaattattgtgattaaataaattatttcttcaatttaatttgaccataaaataaaatatcttatacaaattttttaaaataaaatttgattcaacaatgatttttttatgaaaatttaccaattgaaattctaaataaattaatataatttgtatCCCACATCAATTTTCTTAAGcttcagacgagatgattctcaaaacttagttatggtattcaaaatttcaaataaGATGATGTTCACAAGTCAATTTTGTTcattcaaactccaaacgaaatgatgTTCGAAACTCagttatgatatttcaagctccaaatgaaataatgcacaaaagTCTGTCAtaatttttcaaactccatacaagatgatatttaaaagttagttatgatttTACAAGCTCCTAATGATATAAGCTCACGAGTGATCTTTGATCTTTCAAGTTGCAAATGAAATGATATTCAAATTTCAGTTAAGATCTTTAAAGTCCCAGATAATGATGTTCGAAAGATTGATGCATAAAAGTTAGATATAATATTTCAAgatctagatgagatgatgctcaaatgTTTGGTACTCAAGAGTCAGATGTCGTCTTTCGAGCTTTAAATGATGATCTAGTCATATATGATTCAGATGACATGATGCTCAGATGACAGATGTTGTATTAACTTAATTCTTATTAGTCAATGTAAACAATTTGCATAAAACCAATAAAAATGTCGTTTATATACAATTGACAACAAATGTGGCTCATTAATCCCTCCATCATATATCCTCCATCAAATTtacatcttttttcttttgatttttctaaaatcttcaATGCTACGTTAACTTTTTCCAAAACTTCATTAAATGAAAActtatactctcttcgtcccttAAAAATTTGCTGCAAGTAGTCATGTATAAAAATAGTGTTTAAAGGATTGTAATTGTAAAGATAGTGTGAtcatatacaaaaataaaaaatattgagatTGGGACAAACTTTTTGAGGATACCCTAAAAAGGAAATTGGAACATACTTTTTGGGGACGGGGGAGTATAAAAGGGTAAATCTATTATTCAAGTAAaaaagttaacatttaattaaggaatatagttgaaattaataGAATTTGAACTCTATTGCctcaaattaaacaaatttaaaaataatttatatataaataattacattatataaaaattatagtataatataatttaaaataatttccgtCGAATTTCAATGGGTCACGTACtagttattaattttataccattttatatttaattgtaGTAATTTTATCTGAAGAACAAATTAGTGCATTCTTTGATAACATTTCACGCCTCTATCCCCTTGCTGATCCAAAAAACTAATGAAATATGTGACTGGCTTTATTTTAACAACAAATTTAAGATGAAGTAAAAGACGGGCTCTAACAACATTGAAGCTCCGAAACCTCAATCTGACCAAAACAATATATCTTCATCTAGATTCTTCTACTCACCAAAATTTCAGCAGCTCACATATGGAAAATTAAGTTCGTTTAGCATCAACAACTCTCGAGAAAGACTTCACATTCCGTGCTTCTTCTCAGGCAGAGATCCCTTCAATAATTTGTTCGATTTCGTGTTTTGTAGGCAGAGCAGGAATGGCGCCACTCTTTGTAACGGTGAGTGCACCACACGCATTCGCAAATAACAAAGCACGTCTCAGCCGCTTCTCGTCCTGTCAGGAGCAAAATAACCAGTCACAGATAGTCTTTAGCTAGCACAGCTTATGCGCATATAAGAACACTCTGTTACCTTCAAAAGATTCGAATCTGCAGCTAAACAATAAAGTATTGCACCAGTAAATGCATCACCAGCACCAGTTGTGTCAACAGCTTTGACTTTAACACCACAAACTCTTCCTTTGAATTGCTGTCAAGGAGTTTGCCTCAATCACACCATGATTGAATATATAATGCAGTTATTTCGAATTCGTGCAATATTTCAGCATGAAGACTTGGTAGTTACAATCATTTTTATATACATGGACTGAATGAAATATCTCAAACAAACCTTAGTGTAATATCTGCAGCCAGCCTTTCCTTCACTTACAAGCAAAAGACTTAGATTGGGATGAAAAAGCTTCTTCAACACCACATCATCGTCATTTGGATTATCACCTTCGGTCAGAAATGAGATTTCATCCTCGCTTATCTGTTATGTTCATATAATGTTATGGTGGGACGATTGAGCCTCTCAACTGGGACATAGATTCTAGGATTCACCTTGATGATATCCGCTTGATCCCATATAGCCAttatactttttcgagcagcaTCTTCTGAGGGCCACAATGCCATTCTCAGATTTGGGTCGTAAGACAGTAAACTACCGGATTTCTTGGCAATGCGCATGGCAGCAAGATGTGTTGATCTACATGGTTCATCAATCAAACTGATTGACCCGTAGTGAAAAATGGACGCCTGCATCAAATATTTGTAGCTCGGTGAACCATGCAAACTACAAAGCTGAGCAGACTCATTGCTAATCACATTGAGCTTTGAAAATTAAACCTTATTAACAAGATTCAGATCAAGCTCTTGCTCGTGGAAAAGCATGTCAGCGCTCGGATGGCGGTAGAACATGAACTCACGCTCGCCATCTGCTCTGAGTGTGACAAATGCCAGAGCAGTTCTTGCGTAGGGGTCAAATCGCACACCAGAATTGTCAACTTTGTTTTCTTTCAACATGTCAGAAAGCATTTGTCCAAAATCATCCTTGCCTACCTGGGAATGTTCTACTGATTTTCAGATGTGTATATAATGTGAAGTTTTGATAAGAAAAGTATTGTCCCATAATGTATAACATTCAGTGTGTAGAAATTTAAGTAATATAGCAAATAAAGCACTCGGAATTCAAATGGGATTATGAAGCAGAAAATGTGAAAGGCATTACAATGTAGAAAGCAATAGAAGGATGATTCATCAAAGCAATTAAGCTAATACATGATGAATGAAAGGACAGCAATGAGAAAATTGTGGCAGCAATTTGGACTCACTCCTCCTCCTGTGTGCTTTTCTTCCACTAACCAATAACAATACAGATTTATGTTTCTACTTTATGAAAGCATATGCATAGTTAAGGGTAACTTCTTATGTTAAGCATAGTGAAACACCAGCATGCGAAGACTTTGCTAATATCTCATCAAGTAAAGTTACAAATAAAGACAGCAAATAACAAGGCAGGCAATCTCATCATCTACAAAATACTTCAAAGATGTGGTCATTATTTCATATCCTATAACAGTTAATTAGCAGGAGCACAAACAGGTGataaaagagaagaaaagaagTATTTAAAGAAACATGAAAGACGAAGGGACAGAAAAGAAATGCACCTTTCCAATAAAAGCAGCAGATCCTCCTAATTTTGCTACACAAACAGCCACATTTGCAGGAGCACCACCTGGAGCTTTGTGAAAGGCAGGAGCTTCAGCAAGTGAAACTCCACCAACTGTAGGCACAAAATCTATCAACATCTCTCCGAAGCAAACAACAAGATGGCTCGTCTGAACTGAACCTTCACTGTTGATGGACAGTCTACTAATATCACCTACAAAGCATTGAACTAGTCACAACGATGTAGAGTAAGAGTGAACTGTATAGTTACAGCACACAACAAGAATGCATGCGAACTACTCAAGGCACAAGACAAGAAATTATACTCATAATCAGCTGACACATTGACCTTCCTTTTTCAGAAGCTACTCAAGGCAAAAGATAAGAAATGAACATGGTCCCATGGGAGAACTCAGAATCTCATTTATTGACAGGTATCCCAAAATCATAAACGACTCAAGTTTACCACATTAATGGCTATAAGCTTTGTGGTGCAACAAAACAGGAGCCAAAATTGCCCAATCTGAAATCACACCATAAAGTCATAAAGACAATCCAAGAAAGTTGATATATTGGTCAAGATTCAAGAAATAGAAACTAATTTAACTGGCATCTCATCTCATCCAACAATCAACCCCAGTTTTCAAGAAATCATGGCACAATTTTCTCATGTTTATACGAACTTAcattcagtaaaataactacATCCGATCTTTGATCGAATCCCATCTCATCATCTAGAAATGCTACGCACAACTGTTTTTCTCTATAAACACAAAATCGGATCAATCATGCAAGCTAAGACCAATGAAAAAACAAGAACCTGAAATCGAATTTTCAGCCATGTCAAGCGGCTATTGCGGTTGGAGAAATAAGTGAACTTTGAGTGTATCGTCAGGACTTCACACACAAGCACGCTTCCAAATGAGAgacagaaagagagagagagagagagagagagagagaggtgccTTGATGGCGTAATTAAAATCGAAAAATacaaaacaattttattttatcggCTACGAGCGAGCGAGAATGAGTTCTTGAAGTTGGCAAGCGGggagaaaaatagaaaagaaaagaaagataaacTTATATGTCGTGTGAAAAGGGCAACTCAGATCTCTAGATTCAATTCACCTTTCTTTTTCTTGGTAGCAATTCggatttttaatttgttttatttattgggAGAGAAGGTGTGTGTTGAAtgtctttcattttttttttcaatatcaaGAATAATTTGGAGTAGATAATTTGATGTTTAAACTTGAGATATTTTGGACAGTAGATGCATCCATCGTGATTCATGAAAGAGCAAATTCCATTTTTGTTACACACCATGAATCCAAGTTGTGTGTGTTCTTTAAGACAAgggatatttttttattttttagttgatatacatgaaaattatataaaacgTCAAAAATGAAAACAATCTAATTTTGTTCAACCAAGATCACTTTaaaactaattataaaaataaaagaggcAAAATTGGATATACCCTTTTTGAAAGATGAAACATAAAATGTACtcactttttttaaaacaataaaatctaCCCACTTAGGACATTTTTACCTCTATGTGTAATTCGCGCATTGCTCACATTGCTCGACACTGAAGCGTCGAGCATTGAACTGTCGAGCATTGAACTGTCGAgcatcgagcatgtcgagcaatagttcaaattgaactattgctcgacgcTTCGACGCCTCGAGCATCGAGTGTCGAGCAATTAAGAactgtcgagcatgtcgagcaatagttcaattgaactattgctcgacattaAGTGGAGTGTCGAGCAATGTGAACTGTCGAGCACTGAACATTTTTGGcacaaattcaaaaatcaaacttcagATCTTGGcacaatttcaaaaatcaaacttcagATCGAAAATCGTGCGACTTCAGATCGAAAATCGTGCAGGTGGGGGAATCGGTAGAGagtgagaagaagaagaaggaggaggTTGCGCCTGCGATTTGGGGAGGAGTCGCGGCGAGGCTGCGGCGGAGGCGTGCGTGGGTGTGCTGGAGAGAAACGACGGCGCGCGACGGAGGCAGATCTGGGCGGCCACGGCGACGAGATCTGTGGCTGCGGCGATGGCGCCAGCGCGGCGGAGGCGGAGACACCCtggagggcggcggaggcgctttgagagagagagagatggggagaGGCTGCAAGTTTTTTTGGGGGGAGAGgctgcgatttttttttttttttttgagagatgatttgtttggtattttctttttgttttaaggGTATCTTAGTCATTTCAACCTCAAAATGGGTacattttatatgtttaattttggATGGGTacattttatgttttattttttaaataggcTAAAAAACACCattaacccaaaataaaatcacTCGTATTCATATGGAATACTCAAGTTCATCCGTCCAAACAACCCAACAACGAATTTATTAGGATCCTAAAAGTTATTGGGGAATAAAAGAGGTCCACAACTTTGATACTTCCTATTCTTTTTCCTTGTATAGATCACAACCTTTTTCTATGTTCGAGAATTAGAGAAATATAAGCTTTTgtcttttttctgttttttgggGGAGAATATAAGCTATTCTATAGTTGCAGTTTAACAACAAAATATTTGGTACGTGT
It contains:
- the LOC130993543 gene encoding probable fructokinase-7; the encoded protein is MAENSISGDISRLSINSEGSVQTSHLVVCFGEMLIDFVPTVGGVSLAEAPAFHKAPGGAPANVAVCVAKLGGSAAFIGKVGKDDFGQMLSDMLKENKVDNSGVRFDPYARTALAFVTLRADGEREFMFYRHPSADMLFHEQELDLNLVNKASIFHYGSISLIDEPCRSTHLAAMRIAKKSGSLLSYDPNLRMALWPSEDAARKSIMAIWDQADIIKISEDEISFLTEGDNPNDDDVVLKKLFHPNLSLLLVSEGKAGCRYYTKQFKGRVCGVKVKAVDTTGAGDAFTGAILYCLAADSNLLKDEKRLRRALLFANACGALTVTKSGAIPALPTKHEIEQIIEGISA